A stretch of DNA from Mycobacterium senriense:
TTCTCCACCGTGTGGCTGACCGAGCACCACTTCCTCGAGGAGTACTGCCACTCGACGGCACCGGAGATCTTCTTGGCCGCGGCCAGCCAGCGCACCAAGAACATTCGCCTGGGATTCGGCATCATGCACCTGCCGCCGGTGGTCAACCACCCCGCCCGGGTGGCCGAGCGCATCGCCACCCTCGACCTGCTGTCCAACGGCCGCGTCGAATTCGGTACCGGCGAGTCGTCGTCGGTCGGTGAACTCGGCGGATTCAACATCGACCCCGCCGACAAGCGCGCGCAGTGGGAAGAAGCCCTCGAGGTCTCGATCCGCTGCATGATCGAAGAGCCGTTCACCGGGTTCAACGGCGAACACGTCCAGATGCCCGCCCGCAACGTCGTTCCCAAGCCGCTGCAGAAGCCGCACCCTCCGGTCTGGGTCGCCTGCACGCGGCCGGCCAGCGTGCAGATGGCCGCCCAAAAGGCGATCGGCGCATTGAGTTTTGCCTACACCGGCCCAGGACCCCTCACCGAGCGGGTCAACGGTTACTACAAGGAGTTCGAGGAGAACGGCGTGCCGGTCACTCCCCGGATCAACCCGAACATCCTGGCCATCGGCGGGGACCTGTCCATGATGGTGGCCAAGACCGACGAGCAGGCGTTGCAGCGGCTCGGGCAGGGTGGCGGCTTCTTCTCGTTCGGCATCATGCACTACTACATGACCGGGGTACACACGCCGGGGCGCACCGGAGTCTGGAAGCGCTATCTGGAAGAGGTGGAGAAGGATCCGACGCTGGCGTACGGGCCCGGCCAGGGTGCCATCGGCTCTCCGGCCACGGTGCGCGAGTTCCTGCGCGGCTACGAAGAAAGCGGCGTCGACGAAATCATCTTGCTGCTCAACCCACGCAGTCACGAGGGCACCATGGAATCCATCGAGCTGATGGGCAAAGAGGTGCTTCCCGAATTCATCGAGCGGGACGCAAAGGCCGTGACGGAAAAGGCGAAACGGCTGGAGCCTGTCATCGAAAAGGTGGAGGCGCGCCGCCCGAAATCGACTGCACCACAATTCGACGAGAATTACTCGTTTGGTGGACTCCCGACCGGTCGCGGCGGTAAGTTCACCGCCAGCGAGATCCCCGAAGCCATGGCGGAGATCAACGAGGGTCGCGTGCAGGCGGCGCAGCGCGCAAAGGACCAGCAGAAGTAGCGCCGGACGGCATCTGAGTCGGGAGAATTTCGAGGCGAGCCTTGGGAGACATCGACGAGCTGTGGCGCTACGACGGCCGCCGGGCGGTGGTGACCGGATGTGCTTCCGGCATCGGCGAACACGTGGTGCGCCAGCTCATTGAGCTTGGTGCCGAGGTCATCGGGTTGGACAAACGGCGACCGGACTTCGCGATGGACGAGTTCCATGAGGTCGACCTGGCCGACCAAACGTCGATCGAGTCGGCGGTCGGCGCGGTGACGGGTCAGGTCGATGCACTGTTCAACGTTGCGGGCGTATCGTCCGGGATCGGCGATCCGCCACTCGTCGTGACCATCAACTTCCTGGGCATGCGCCACATCACCGAAGCGCTCATCCCCCAGATGGCCGCGGGATCGTCCATCGTGAGCGTGTCCTCGCTTGCGGCGGCCGCGTACCGCGAGCACCTGCAACAGGTGGCGCCGTTGCTCGACACCGCCGGCATGCGGGACGGCATCGATTGGTGCGAAAGCCATCCCGATGCGCTGGGCACCGGCTACCAACTGTCCAAGGAAGCGATCATCCTGTACACCATGCGCAGCGCAACGCCGCTGGGCGCGCGCGGAATCCGCATCAACTGCACCGGACCCGGGGTCACCGAGACGCCGATCCTGGACCAGCTGCGCACGGCGTACGGACAGGGCTTCCTCGACGACATTCCCAAGCCGCTGGGCCGCGTCTCCGGTCCCGCCGAGCAGGCCGCGGTGCTGCTCTTCCTGAATAGCAATGCCGCCAGCTATATTTCGGGCCAGATTCTGTGGGTCGACGGCGGAAACGTGGGCGCAGCGATCGCTCGCGAACTCGAGGAAGGGCGTGCTCCGTGGCCACTGTGACCGACTTCCGCCGGGTCGCTCGCGAAGTCAGCAACTGGGGCCGGTGGGGTGATGACGACGAACTGGGCACGCTGAACTTCATCACCGAGGAAAAGGTCAGTCAGGCCGCGAGTCTGGTCCGGCATGGCAAAGTGTTTCCGCTCGGAGTGGACTTCGGTTCGTCGGGGCCACAGGGCGCCTTCGGTTTTCGGCACAACCCCATGCTTCTTATGACCGTGGACGGCGGGGATGCGAGCTCGCTTCCCCAGTACGGTCCCGGGTGGACGCAGAACCCGACGGCAACGCAGCTGGGTAACTACTTCGTCGACAACCTGTTTCGGTTCAACGAGGACATGATCATCATGCCGCTACAGGCGGCCACCCAGTGGGATGCGCTGTCGCACGTCTACTACGAAGGCAAACTCTATAACGGCTTCCCGTCGAATTCCGTGACGAGTATGGGCGCCTACCACTGCAGCATCGACAAGGTTGATGTCAAAGGCATCACTTCGCGAGGCGTGCTGCTGGACCTCGTCCGCCACCGTAACGCGGAAGTCTTC
This window harbors:
- a CDS encoding LLM class flavin-dependent oxidoreductase, with amino-acid sequence MKISLFYEFALPRPWAPDDEHVMLQDCLNEVEAADKAGFSTVWLTEHHFLEEYCHSTAPEIFLAAASQRTKNIRLGFGIMHLPPVVNHPARVAERIATLDLLSNGRVEFGTGESSSVGELGGFNIDPADKRAQWEEALEVSIRCMIEEPFTGFNGEHVQMPARNVVPKPLQKPHPPVWVACTRPASVQMAAQKAIGALSFAYTGPGPLTERVNGYYKEFEENGVPVTPRINPNILAIGGDLSMMVAKTDEQALQRLGQGGGFFSFGIMHYYMTGVHTPGRTGVWKRYLEEVEKDPTLAYGPGQGAIGSPATVREFLRGYEESGVDEIILLLNPRSHEGTMESIELMGKEVLPEFIERDAKAVTEKAKRLEPVIEKVEARRPKSTAPQFDENYSFGGLPTGRGGKFTASEIPEAMAEINEGRVQAAQRAKDQQK
- a CDS encoding coniferyl-alcohol dehydrogenase, whose protein sequence is MGDIDELWRYDGRRAVVTGCASGIGEHVVRQLIELGAEVIGLDKRRPDFAMDEFHEVDLADQTSIESAVGAVTGQVDALFNVAGVSSGIGDPPLVVTINFLGMRHITEALIPQMAAGSSIVSVSSLAAAAYREHLQQVAPLLDTAGMRDGIDWCESHPDALGTGYQLSKEAIILYTMRSATPLGARGIRINCTGPGVTETPILDQLRTAYGQGFLDDIPKPLGRVSGPAEQAAVLLFLNSNAASYISGQILWVDGGNVGAAIARELEEGRAPWPL
- a CDS encoding cyclase family protein, yielding MATVTDFRRVAREVSNWGRWGDDDELGTLNFITEEKVSQAASLVRHGKVFPLGVDFGSSGPQGAFGFRHNPMLLMTVDGGDASSLPQYGPGWTQNPTATQLGNYFVDNLFRFNEDMIIMPLQAATQWDALSHVYYEGKLYNGFPSNSVTSMGAYHCSIDKVDVKGITSRGVLLDLVRHRNAEVFLEQGKPITPQELDDVVRAQDVTIESGDIVLIRTGWWTRFLQTGNKTEPFSGLHWRCASWLHDHDVAAVASDNLQVEDLVIDVEGAFLPMHLLCLRDMGLMLGEYWDLTALAADCAADGVYEFQLIAPPLRFVGAVGSPVNPIAIK